A genomic region of Papaver somniferum cultivar HN1 chromosome 7, ASM357369v1, whole genome shotgun sequence contains the following coding sequences:
- the LOC113295478 gene encoding G-type lectin S-receptor-like serine/threonine-protein kinase At1g11330, with the protein MARIFGGNEHQASTGRVVGTLGYMPPEYIMEGRFSEKSDVFSFGVLLLEVVSGRKTTSFHHAEQSLSLLGYMWNEDQLELFIDPALLHESVFVAEIFRCIQVGLLCVQELASDRPNMSTTLSMLTSEIATLPTPRKPAFTERMISTQPDSFPQSQGSAASANHLTITNIEGR; encoded by the exons ATGGCGAGGATATTTGGAGGCAATGAACACCAAGCAAGCACTGGAAGGGTTGTTGGGACACT CGGATATATGCCCCCTGAGTATATCATGGAAGGGCGATTTTCAGAAAAGTCTGATGTTTTTAGTTTCGGCGTATTGCTACTAGAGGTTGTCAGTGGAAGAAAGACCACAAGTTTTCACCATGCCGAACAGTCATTGAGCCTTTTGGGATAT ATGTGGAATGAAGATCAACTGGAATTGTTCATCGATCCTGCATTACTACATGAATCAGTTTTTGTAGCAGAAATTTTTAGATGCATCCAAGTGGGACTATTGTGCGTGCAAGAATTGGCGAGTGACAGACCAAATATGTCAACAACACTTTCAATGTTAACAAGCGAAATCGCAACTCTTCCTACTCCAAGAAAACCTGCGTTCACGGAAAGAATGATATCAACGCAACCAGATTCCTTTCCACAGAGCCAGGGATCAGCAGCTTCTGCAAACCATCTGACTATTACAAATATTGAAGGGAGATAA